One window of Pseudomonas sp. ML2-2023-3 genomic DNA carries:
- the trmL gene encoding tRNA (uridine(34)/cytosine(34)/5-carboxymethylaminomethyluridine(34)-2'-O)-methyltransferase TrmL, translating into MFHVILFQPEIPPNTGNIIRLCANSGCHLHLIEPIGFELDDKRLRRAGLDYHEYAPLKRHADLASCLESLGHPRLFAFTTKGSKPFHDVQFAEGDAFVFGPESRGLPPDVLDALDGDHRLRLPMREGCRSLNLSNTVAVAVYEAWRQLGFK; encoded by the coding sequence ATGTTTCACGTCATCCTTTTTCAACCAGAAATTCCGCCGAATACCGGCAACATTATCAGGCTGTGCGCCAACAGCGGCTGCCACCTGCATTTGATCGAGCCTATCGGTTTTGAGCTGGACGACAAGCGCTTGCGCCGCGCCGGCCTCGACTACCACGAGTATGCGCCGCTCAAGCGTCATGCCGACCTGGCCAGTTGCCTTGAAAGCCTGGGTCATCCACGCCTGTTCGCCTTTACCACCAAAGGTTCGAAGCCCTTTCACGACGTGCAGTTTGCCGAGGGCGATGCCTTTGTGTTCGGCCCTGAAAGCCGTGGTTTGCCGCCAGATGTGCTCGACGCGCTGGACGGCGATCACCGCCTGCGACTGCCGATGCGCGAAGGCTGCCGTAGCCTGAACCTGTCCAACACCGTGGCGGTTGCCGTGTACGAAGCCTGGCGCCAGCTGGGTTTCAAGTAA